The proteins below come from a single Streptomyces sp. B3I8 genomic window:
- the cobJ gene encoding precorrin-3B C(17)-methyltransferase has translation MIGLISATAAGAAARDRLAVAWPDRTRVYEGPVGDAVRRAFAECEQLVCFLATGATVRLLAPLLGDKHTDPGVVCVDEGGRFAVSLVGGHGGGANELARAVGDLLDAAPVVTTATDAADLPGLDTLGLPVEGAVAAVSRALLDGDPVALRAEVAWPLPPLPVAGSAVADSLVADGGTYAIRVTDRLVEPDEREAVLRPPTLVVGVGASKGAPVAEVLGLVEDALRGAGLSPASVAELATVDAKAAEPGLVEAAARLGVPLVTYSAGELAQVAVPNPSEAPLAAVGTPSVAEAAALVRGGELLVPKRKSAARPAMATCAVVRRPGRGRLAVVGLGPGARDLLTPRARAELRRASVLVGLDQYVGQIRDLLRPGTRVLESGLGAEEERAHTAVAEARRGHAVALIGSGDAGVYAMASPALAEASDDIDVVGVPGVTAALAAGAILGAPLGHDHVSISLSDLHTPWEVIERRVRAAAGADLVVTFYNPRSRGRDWQLPKALAILAEHREPGTPVGVVRNASRADESSRVTTLAALDPATVDMMTVVTVGNTATREIAGRMVTPRGYRWQDTRPQEPQESQEPRPPHQPQKPEEAR, from the coding sequence GTGATCGGCCTGATTTCCGCCACCGCGGCGGGCGCGGCCGCCCGTGACCGGCTGGCCGTGGCGTGGCCGGACCGTACGCGCGTGTACGAGGGTCCCGTCGGGGACGCCGTACGGCGGGCGTTCGCGGAGTGCGAGCAGCTCGTGTGCTTCCTCGCGACGGGCGCGACGGTGCGCCTGCTCGCGCCGCTGCTCGGCGACAAGCACACCGACCCGGGCGTGGTCTGCGTCGACGAGGGCGGACGATTCGCGGTGTCGCTGGTCGGCGGCCACGGCGGCGGGGCCAACGAACTGGCGCGCGCGGTGGGCGACCTGCTGGACGCCGCACCCGTGGTGACCACGGCGACGGACGCGGCGGATCTGCCGGGGCTGGACACGCTCGGCCTGCCGGTGGAGGGCGCGGTGGCCGCCGTGTCGCGCGCGCTGCTCGACGGGGATCCGGTGGCGCTGCGGGCGGAGGTGGCGTGGCCGCTGCCGCCGCTGCCGGTCGCGGGCAGCGCGGTGGCCGACAGCTTGGTGGCGGACGGCGGGACTTACGCGATCCGGGTCACGGACCGGCTCGTCGAGCCGGACGAGCGGGAAGCGGTGCTGCGGCCGCCGACTCTCGTCGTGGGCGTGGGCGCGTCCAAGGGCGCACCCGTGGCCGAGGTGCTCGGGCTGGTCGAGGACGCCCTGCGCGGGGCCGGGCTGTCCCCCGCCTCCGTCGCCGAGCTGGCCACCGTGGACGCGAAGGCGGCGGAGCCCGGTCTCGTCGAGGCGGCCGCACGGCTGGGCGTGCCGCTGGTGACGTACTCCGCCGGGGAGTTGGCGCAGGTGGCGGTGCCCAACCCGTCCGAGGCCCCGCTCGCCGCCGTCGGCACCCCGTCGGTGGCGGAGGCGGCGGCGCTGGTGCGCGGGGGTGAACTCCTGGTGCCCAAGCGGAAGTCGGCGGCTCGGCCCGCCATGGCGACCTGTGCGGTCGTACGGCGGCCGGGGCGCGGGCGGCTCGCGGTGGTCGGGCTCGGCCCGGGCGCGCGCGACCTGCTGACCCCGCGCGCGCGGGCGGAACTGCGCCGGGCGTCGGTGCTCGTGGGACTGGACCAGTACGTCGGCCAGATCCGCGATCTGCTGCGGCCGGGCACCCGGGTTCTGGAGTCGGGGCTCGGCGCGGAGGAGGAGCGGGCGCACACGGCGGTGGCCGAGGCGCGGCGCGGGCACGCGGTCGCGCTGATCGGCAGCGGGGACGCCGGGGTGTACGCGATGGCGTCGCCGGCGCTGGCGGAGGCGTCCGACGACATCGACGTGGTCGGGGTACCGGGGGTGACGGCGGCGCTGGCGGCCGGGGCGATCCTGGGCGCGCCGCTGGGCCACGACCACGTGTCGATCAGCCTGTCCGACCTGCACACGCCCTGGGAGGTCATCGAGCGGCGGGTGCGGGCGGCGGCCGGGGCGGACCTCGTCGTGACGTTCTACAACCCGCGCAGCCGGGGCCGCGACTGGCAGTTGCCGAAGGCGCTGGCGATCCTCGCGGAGCACCGGGAGCCGGGGACGCCGGTCGGGGTGGTGCGCAACGCCTCCCGGGCGGACGAGTCGAGCCGGGTGACGACGCTGGCCGCGCTGGACCCGGCGACCGTCGACATGATGACCGTCGTCACGGTGGGCAACACCGCGACCCGGGAGATCGCCGGCCGCATGGTCACCCCGCGCGGCTACCGCTGGCAGGACACCCGCCCGCAGGAGCCACAGGAGTCACAGGAGCCGCGCCCGCCGCATCAGCCGCAGAAGCCGGAGGAGGCCCGGTGA
- a CDS encoding ZIP family metal transporter, with the protein MAVLVALGAFLMTLAGGWTAQHVTDRRHLVLGLAGGLMLGVVGLDLLPEALEAAGEDVLGVPEALLLFVGGFLLAHLVERLLAARRASHGADEHNHRAPEVGLTAAAAMVGHSAMDGVAIGAAFQVGGGMGTAVALAVVAHDFADGFNTYTLTSLYGNARRKALTMLFADAVAPMVGAASTLFVTIPEQALGGYLGLFGGVLLYLAAAEILPEAHHVHPARSTLLCTVAGVGFIWLVVGLAG; encoded by the coding sequence ATGGCGGTACTCGTCGCGCTCGGCGCGTTCCTGATGACGCTGGCCGGCGGCTGGACGGCACAACACGTGACCGACCGCCGCCACCTGGTCCTGGGCCTGGCCGGCGGCCTGATGCTCGGCGTGGTCGGCCTCGACCTGCTCCCCGAGGCATTGGAGGCCGCCGGCGAGGACGTGCTCGGCGTCCCCGAGGCCCTGCTGCTGTTCGTCGGCGGCTTCCTCCTGGCCCACCTGGTCGAACGGCTGCTCGCCGCCCGCCGTGCCTCCCACGGCGCCGACGAGCACAACCATCGGGCTCCCGAGGTGGGCCTGACGGCCGCCGCGGCGATGGTCGGACACAGCGCGATGGACGGTGTCGCGATCGGCGCCGCCTTCCAGGTCGGCGGCGGCATGGGTACCGCCGTCGCCCTCGCCGTCGTCGCCCACGACTTCGCCGACGGCTTCAACACCTACACGCTCACCAGCCTGTACGGGAACGCCCGCCGCAAGGCGCTGACCATGCTCTTCGCGGACGCCGTCGCCCCGATGGTCGGCGCGGCCTCCACGCTCTTCGTCACCATCCCGGAACAGGCGCTCGGCGGCTACCTCGGCCTCTTCGGCGGCGTACTGCTCTATCTCGCCGCCGCCGAGATCCTCCCCGAGGCACATCACGTCCACCCCGCCCGCTCGACCCTGCTGTGCACGGTCGCGGGCGTGGGCTTCATCTGGCTGGTGGTGGGTCTGGCGGGCTGA
- a CDS encoding sirohydrochlorin chelatase, which yields MTAPTPPALLIAGHGTRDEAGAEAFRSFVEELGRRHPELPVAGGFIELSPPPLGDAVAELVERGVRRFAAVPLMLVSAGHAKGDIPAALAREKERHPGISYTYGRPLGPHPALLRVLERRLGQALEGTGWEPSEVTVLLVGRGSTDPDANAEVHRAARLLWEGRGYAGVEPAFVSLAAPDVPTGLDRCARLGARRIVVLPYFLFTGILPDRVREQTGTWAAAHPETEVRSADVIGPEPELLDLVWERYEEAAKGGVRMNCDACVYRIALPGFEDKVGLPQQPHFHPDDEGHDGHGHGHGHGRQHGHGHGPAHSHAH from the coding sequence GTGACCGCCCCCACACCCCCCGCCCTGCTCATCGCCGGTCACGGCACCCGGGACGAGGCCGGGGCCGAGGCATTCCGTTCCTTCGTGGAGGAGCTGGGGCGTCGGCACCCCGAACTGCCCGTCGCGGGCGGCTTCATCGAGCTGTCCCCGCCGCCGCTGGGCGACGCGGTGGCCGAGCTGGTGGAGCGGGGGGTGCGCCGGTTCGCCGCCGTTCCGCTGATGCTGGTCTCCGCCGGGCACGCCAAGGGCGACATCCCGGCGGCGCTGGCCCGCGAGAAGGAGCGGCACCCGGGGATCTCGTACACCTACGGCCGCCCGCTGGGCCCGCACCCCGCCCTGCTGCGGGTGCTGGAGCGGCGCCTCGGCCAGGCCCTGGAGGGCACCGGGTGGGAGCCGTCGGAGGTGACGGTGCTGCTGGTGGGGCGCGGGTCGACCGACCCGGACGCCAACGCCGAGGTGCACAGGGCCGCGCGGCTGCTGTGGGAGGGGCGCGGGTACGCGGGAGTGGAGCCGGCGTTCGTGTCGCTGGCGGCGCCGGACGTGCCGACCGGACTGGACCGCTGCGCGAGGCTGGGCGCGCGCCGGATCGTCGTCCTGCCGTACTTCCTGTTCACCGGCATCCTGCCGGACCGCGTGCGGGAGCAGACGGGCACGTGGGCGGCTGCGCACCCGGAGACGGAGGTGCGGTCGGCGGACGTGATCGGCCCGGAGCCGGAGCTGCTCGACCTGGTGTGGGAGCGGTACGAGGAGGCCGCGAAGGGCGGCGTGCGGATGAACTGCGACGCGTGCGTGTACCGGATCGCGCTGCCGGGCTTCGAGGACAAGGTGGGGCTGCCGCAGCAGCCGCACTTCCACCCGGACGACGAGGGCCACGACGGCCACGGGCACGGCCATGGCCACGGCCGTCAGCACGGGCATGGGCACGGGCCCGCGCACTCCCATGCGCACTGA
- the cobI gene encoding precorrin-2 C(20)-methyltransferase: protein MNSRLIGVGVGPGDPELVTVKGVGALRAADVVVVPVMDSGERGRAEATVLHYVSAEKVVRVVFALNERTDRARREAAWDVAGERVAALLRAHPGGSVAFATIGDPNVYSTFTYLAHTVAALVPGTVVETVPGITAMQDLAARSGAVLTEGTEPLTLVPVTAGAAVLKEALDGPGTVVAYKFGRQAGEVADALRETGRLADAVWGSALGLPEESIRPAAELTGDGPLPYLSTLIAPARRDGTRGGKL, encoded by the coding sequence ATGAACAGCAGGCTGATCGGGGTCGGGGTGGGTCCCGGCGACCCCGAGCTGGTGACCGTCAAGGGCGTGGGCGCGCTGCGCGCCGCGGACGTGGTCGTCGTACCGGTGATGGACAGCGGTGAGCGCGGGCGGGCCGAGGCGACGGTGCTGCACTACGTGTCCGCCGAGAAGGTCGTACGGGTGGTGTTCGCGCTGAACGAGCGGACGGACCGGGCGCGGCGCGAGGCCGCGTGGGACGTGGCCGGTGAGCGGGTCGCCGCGCTGCTGCGCGCGCACCCGGGCGGGTCGGTCGCGTTCGCCACGATCGGCGACCCGAACGTGTACTCGACGTTCACGTATCTCGCGCACACGGTCGCCGCGCTCGTGCCGGGGACGGTGGTGGAGACGGTGCCCGGGATCACCGCCATGCAGGACCTGGCGGCCCGCTCCGGTGCCGTGCTGACCGAGGGCACCGAGCCGCTGACGCTGGTCCCGGTGACCGCCGGGGCGGCGGTGCTGAAGGAGGCGCTGGACGGTCCCGGCACGGTCGTCGCCTACAAGTTCGGGCGGCAGGCGGGCGAGGTCGCCGACGCGCTGCGCGAGACGGGGCGGCTGGCGGACGCGGTGTGGGGCTCGGCGCTGGGGCTGCCGGAGGAGTCGATCCGCCCGGCCGCCGAGCTGACGGGCGACGGCCCGCTCCCCTACCTGTCGACCCTGATCGCGCCCGCCCGCCGCGACGGCACCCGGGGCGGCAAGCTGTGA
- a CDS encoding cobyrinate a,c-diamide synthase gives MVTSSSTVLPRLVVAAPASGSGKTTVATGLMAALTARGLAVSPHKVGPDYIDPGYHALATGRVGRNLDAYLCGPELVAPLFLHGARGCDIAVVEGVMGLFDGAAGEGELGSTAQVAKLLGAPVVLVVDASAQSRSVAALVHGFVTWDPEVRVGGVILNKVASERHEALLREALESVGVPVLGVLRRAPQVDVPSRHLGLVPVAERRASAVEGVAAMAAQVAEGCDLEALVGLARGAGAVSGAAWDAAEAVRVPPSPPLVGGAGNRASDHALLTPADAPERPEPEGAPPVVALASGAAFTFSYAEHAELLAAAGAEVVAFDPLRDERLPDRTAGLVVGGGFPEVYAAELSANEPLRKAVGEFARGGGPVAAECAGLLYLCRELDGLPMCGVLDASARMSERLTLGYRDAVAVTDSSLALAGTRMRGHEFHRTVVEPGADPEAPAWGLRGTGRRLEGFVRRGAHASYLHTHWAAAPGVAHRFVERCRTS, from the coding sequence GTGGTGACGTCGTCGTCCACCGTGCTGCCCCGGCTGGTCGTCGCCGCGCCGGCCTCCGGCAGTGGCAAGACCACCGTGGCGACGGGGCTGATGGCCGCGCTCACCGCGCGGGGGCTGGCCGTGTCGCCGCACAAGGTGGGGCCGGACTACATCGACCCCGGCTACCACGCGCTCGCCACGGGACGGGTGGGGCGGAATCTCGACGCGTACCTGTGCGGGCCGGAGCTGGTGGCTCCGCTGTTCCTGCACGGGGCGCGGGGGTGCGACATCGCGGTCGTCGAGGGCGTGATGGGGCTGTTCGACGGGGCGGCGGGCGAGGGTGAGCTGGGGTCCACGGCGCAGGTGGCGAAGCTGCTGGGGGCGCCGGTGGTGCTGGTCGTGGACGCGTCGGCGCAGTCGCGGTCGGTGGCGGCGCTGGTGCACGGGTTCGTGACGTGGGATCCGGAGGTGCGGGTCGGGGGTGTGATCCTCAACAAGGTCGCGTCGGAGCGGCACGAGGCGTTGTTGCGGGAGGCGTTGGAGTCGGTGGGGGTGCCGGTGCTGGGGGTGTTGCGGCGGGCGCCGCAGGTGGATGTGCCGTCGCGGCATCTGGGGTTGGTGCCGGTCGCCGAGCGGCGGGCTTCGGCGGTGGAGGGCGTTGCCGCGATGGCGGCGCAGGTGGCCGAGGGGTGTGATCTGGAGGCGCTGGTGGGGTTGGCGCGGGGGGCCGGTGCGGTGTCGGGTGCGGCGTGGGACGCGGCCGAGGCCGTGCGGGTCCCGCCCTCGCCGCCCCTTGTCGGGGGCGCGGGGAACCGCGCGAGCGACCACGCACTGCTCACGCCCGCCGACGCACCGGAACGCCCCGAGCCGGAAGGCGCGCCTCCCGTCGTCGCCCTCGCCTCCGGGGCCGCGTTCACGTTCTCCTACGCCGAGCATGCCGAACTGCTCGCCGCCGCCGGGGCGGAGGTCGTGGCGTTCGATCCGTTGCGGGACGAACGGCTTCCCGACCGCACCGCCGGGCTCGTCGTCGGCGGCGGCTTCCCGGAGGTGTACGCCGCCGAGCTGTCCGCGAACGAGCCGCTGCGCAAGGCCGTGGGCGAGTTCGCGCGGGGCGGCGGGCCCGTCGCCGCCGAGTGTGCCGGGCTGCTGTACCTGTGCCGGGAGCTGGACGGGCTGCCGATGTGCGGCGTACTGGACGCCTCCGCGCGGATGTCCGAGCGGCTCACCCTCGGCTACCGGGACGCCGTCGCCGTGACCGACAGCTCCCTCGCCCTCGCCGGCACCCGCATGCGCGGGCACGAGTTCCACCGGACCGTCGTCGAGCCCGGGGCGGACCCGGAAGCCCCCGCCTGGGGCCTCCGCGGCACCGGGCGCCGGCTGGAGGGGTTCGTACGGCGCGGTGCGCACGCCAGTTATCTGCACACGCACTGGGCCGCCGCGCCGGGTGTCGCCCACAGGTTCGTCGAGAGGTGCCGGACGTCATGA
- the cbiE gene encoding precorrin-6y C5,15-methyltransferase (decarboxylating) subunit CbiE: MSGTTRITVIGTGTGAPLADEARAAVAGAGLVVGGRRHLVAAPVPDTVEQVTLGPLAPALEAIARHLDGGGCGPVVVLASGDPGFFGIVRALAERFGGARLDVRPGVSSVAAAWARAGLPWDDAVVVSAHGRALRTAVNVCRAHPKVAVLTGPGAGPAELGAALADEPAGPDGPGRRVLVVARALGDPDAERIEQVSPAEAAARDWGEAVSVVLCLDPARAQGPARTVAGPPAGPAAGGWALPEDAFAHRDSMITKAEVRALALARLGPRLGELVWDVGAGSGSVAVECARFGAAVVAVEKSADGVGRIRANAAAHGVDVRVVHGAAPGALAGLADDPDAAFVGGGGVDLPDVVAACARRARRTVVVALAALDRVPAARAALAGAGLDVDGVLLQSSRLSPLPGDVTRLAATNPVFLLWGVRPPAPAAEGVSL, encoded by the coding sequence ATGAGCGGCACGACGAGGATCACCGTCATCGGTACCGGCACGGGAGCCCCCCTCGCCGACGAGGCGCGGGCGGCGGTGGCCGGGGCCGGGCTCGTCGTGGGCGGGCGGCGGCATCTGGTGGCCGCGCCGGTGCCGGACACCGTCGAACAGGTGACGCTCGGGCCGCTGGCACCGGCCCTGGAGGCGATCGCCCGGCACCTGGACGGTGGCGGGTGCGGCCCGGTCGTGGTGCTGGCCTCCGGTGATCCCGGGTTCTTCGGGATCGTACGGGCGCTGGCGGAACGGTTCGGCGGTGCGCGGCTCGACGTACGGCCGGGCGTGTCGTCCGTGGCGGCCGCGTGGGCGCGGGCCGGGCTGCCGTGGGACGACGCGGTGGTGGTGAGCGCGCACGGGCGCGCCCTGCGGACGGCCGTGAACGTCTGCCGCGCGCACCCCAAGGTGGCGGTGCTGACCGGACCCGGCGCGGGCCCGGCCGAGCTGGGCGCGGCGCTGGCGGACGAACCTGCCGGACCTGACGGACCCGGGCGCCGGGTCCTGGTGGTGGCGCGGGCGCTGGGCGACCCCGACGCCGAACGGATCGAACAGGTGTCCCCCGCCGAGGCCGCGGCCCGCGACTGGGGCGAGGCGGTGAGCGTCGTCCTCTGCCTGGACCCGGCGCGCGCGCAGGGCCCCGCCCGCACGGTGGCCGGTCCGCCGGCCGGGCCCGCCGCCGGGGGCTGGGCGCTGCCCGAGGACGCCTTCGCGCACCGCGACTCGATGATCACCAAGGCGGAGGTGCGGGCGCTGGCGCTGGCCCGTCTCGGCCCCCGGCTCGGCGAACTGGTGTGGGACGTGGGCGCGGGCTCCGGCTCGGTGGCCGTGGAGTGCGCGCGGTTCGGCGCGGCGGTCGTGGCCGTGGAGAAGAGCGCGGACGGCGTCGGGCGGATCCGCGCCAACGCCGCCGCGCACGGCGTCGACGTGCGCGTGGTGCACGGTGCGGCGCCCGGCGCGCTGGCCGGGCTCGCCGACGATCCCGACGCGGCGTTCGTCGGCGGGGGCGGCGTGGACCTGCCGGACGTGGTCGCCGCGTGCGCGCGGCGGGCCCGGCGGACGGTCGTGGTGGCGCTGGCCGCGCTCGACCGGGTCCCGGCGGCCCGCGCGGCGCTCGCCGGCGCCGGGCTGGACGTGGACGGCGTCCTGCTGCAGTCCTCCCGGCTCTCGCCGCTGCCCGGGGACGTGACCCGGCTGGCGGCGACCAACCCCGTTTTCCTGCTGTGGGGCGTACGGCCCCCGGCGCCCGCTGCTGAAGGAGTTTCCCTGTGA
- the cobC gene encoding Rv2231c family pyridoxal phosphate-dependent protein CobC — MRTDTSDPLRHHGDAEVRDGGPALVDLAVNVRTGTPPAWLRDLIAASLTGLAAYPDGRAARAAVAARHGVPVERVLLTAGAAEAFVLLARTLRVRRPVVVHPQFTEPEAALRDAGHEVGRVPLRERDGFRLSPKAVPRDADLVVLGNPTNPTSVLHPAATVTELARPGRTLVVDEAFMDAVPGEREALAGRTDVPGLVVLRSLTKTWGLAGLRIGYVLAAPDTVRALERAQPLWPVSTPALVAAQACVSPEAVAEAERAARRIAADRAVLVAGLREEGLTVVGPPRAPFVLTRVPGATEIRRRLRGLGFAVRRGDTFPGLDGDRWLRLAVRDGRTTEAFLTALRKARGEE; from the coding sequence ATGCGCACTGACACGTCCGATCCCCTGCGCCACCACGGCGACGCGGAGGTGCGGGACGGCGGCCCGGCGCTGGTCGACCTCGCGGTGAACGTCCGCACCGGCACTCCCCCGGCATGGCTGCGCGACCTCATCGCCGCGTCGCTGACCGGCCTGGCCGCCTACCCCGACGGCCGGGCCGCGCGGGCGGCGGTGGCGGCACGGCACGGTGTGCCGGTGGAGCGGGTGCTGCTGACGGCGGGTGCGGCGGAGGCGTTCGTCCTGCTGGCACGGACGCTCCGGGTGCGCCGGCCGGTGGTCGTGCACCCCCAGTTCACGGAGCCGGAGGCGGCACTGCGGGACGCGGGGCACGAGGTGGGCCGCGTCCCGCTGCGGGAGCGGGACGGCTTCCGCCTGTCGCCAAAGGCCGTTCCGCGGGACGCGGACCTGGTGGTGCTCGGCAACCCCACCAACCCCACGTCGGTCCTGCACCCGGCGGCCACGGTCACCGAACTGGCCCGCCCCGGGCGGACGTTGGTGGTGGACGAGGCGTTCATGGACGCGGTGCCGGGTGAGCGCGAGGCGCTGGCGGGCCGGACGGACGTGCCGGGCCTCGTGGTCCTGCGCAGCCTGACGAAGACGTGGGGGCTGGCGGGGCTGCGCATCGGCTACGTCCTGGCGGCCCCGGACACCGTCCGCGCGCTGGAACGGGCGCAGCCGCTGTGGCCGGTGTCGACCCCGGCGCTGGTGGCGGCGCAGGCGTGCGTGTCGCCGGAGGCGGTCGCGGAGGCGGAACGGGCCGCGCGGCGGATCGCGGCCGACCGTGCGGTGCTGGTCGCCGGACTGCGGGAGGAGGGCCTGACGGTGGTGGGCCCCCCGCGGGCCCCCTTCGTCCTGACCCGGGTGCCCGGCGCGACGGAGATCCGCCGCCGCCTGCGCGGCCTGGGCTTCGCGGTACGGCGCGGCGACACGTTCCCCGGTCTCGACGGCGACCGGTGGCTGCGCCTG
- a CDS encoding precorrin-8X methylmutase: MNRVVHPIEQESFRRLRARLDTSHFPPLTRAVVERVIHSAADLGYASDLVLHEAELTAAHAALHAGAPVVVDVEMVAAGITRRDTVCRLKEARSGPGLTRSAHAVRLAYEEVGPGALWVIGCAPTALEELLTLDASPALVIGLPVGFVGAAESKAALRASGLPAVSNVSEKGGSAVAAAALNALLYHPVPHPEETP, encoded by the coding sequence GTGAACCGTGTCGTGCACCCCATCGAGCAGGAGTCGTTCCGGCGGCTGCGCGCCCGGCTGGACACCTCGCACTTCCCGCCGCTGACCCGGGCGGTGGTGGAGCGGGTGATCCACTCCGCCGCCGACCTCGGCTACGCGTCCGATCTCGTCCTCCACGAGGCCGAGTTGACGGCCGCGCACGCCGCGCTGCACGCGGGGGCGCCGGTGGTGGTGGACGTGGAGATGGTCGCGGCGGGCATCACGCGCCGCGACACCGTCTGCCGCTTGAAGGAGGCGAGGTCCGGCCCCGGGCTGACCCGTTCCGCGCACGCGGTGCGCCTGGCGTACGAGGAGGTCGGCCCCGGCGCGCTGTGGGTGATCGGCTGTGCGCCCACCGCGCTGGAGGAGCTGCTGACGCTGGACGCCTCCCCCGCGCTCGTCATCGGTCTGCCCGTCGGTTTCGTCGGCGCGGCCGAGTCCAAGGCCGCGCTGCGCGCGAGCGGGCTGCCCGCTGTGAGCAACGTGTCCGAGAAGGGTGGTTCGGCGGTGGCCGCGGCCGCGCTGAACGCCCTGCTGTACCACCCCGTTCCACACCCTGAGGAGACCCCGTGA
- the cobM gene encoding precorrin-4 C(11)-methyltransferase has protein sequence MADAPTGKVTFVGAGPGAADLLTFRAARAIAEADVVIWAASLVQAEVLEHAREGAEVLDSATMSLEDVVAVYERAHAEGLKVARIHSGDPALWGGTQEQLDRCTALGVETEIVPGVSSFSAVAALARRELTIPEVAQSVILTRLGGGKTPMPPGEEVREFARHGTTMALFLSAARSGQLVRELLEGGYPTTTPVVVAYQATWPEELIVRCTIGTLEETVKEHKLWKHTLFLVGPALDAHGTRSHLYHPGHFHGFRKADPEARRTLRARRPTP, from the coding sequence ATGGCCGATGCCCCCACCGGCAAGGTGACCTTCGTCGGTGCCGGCCCCGGCGCCGCCGACCTGCTGACCTTCCGTGCCGCGCGCGCGATCGCCGAGGCGGACGTGGTGATCTGGGCGGCCAGCCTCGTGCAGGCCGAAGTGCTCGAACACGCACGCGAGGGTGCGGAGGTCCTGGACTCGGCGACGATGTCTCTGGAGGACGTCGTCGCCGTGTACGAGCGGGCGCACGCCGAGGGGCTCAAGGTGGCGCGGATCCACTCCGGGGACCCGGCGCTGTGGGGCGGCACGCAGGAGCAGCTCGACCGGTGCACGGCCCTCGGCGTCGAGACGGAGATCGTGCCGGGCGTCTCGTCCTTCTCCGCCGTGGCCGCGCTCGCCCGGCGCGAGCTGACCATCCCGGAGGTCGCGCAGTCGGTGATCCTCACCCGGCTCGGCGGCGGCAAGACGCCGATGCCGCCCGGTGAGGAGGTCCGCGAGTTCGCCCGGCACGGCACCACGATGGCGCTGTTCCTGTCGGCGGCCCGCAGCGGCCAGCTCGTGCGGGAGCTGCTGGAGGGCGGTTATCCGACGACGACGCCGGTCGTGGTGGCGTACCAGGCGACGTGGCCGGAGGAGCTGATCGTGCGCTGCACGATCGGCACGCTGGAGGAGACGGTCAAGGAGCACAAGCTCTGGAAGCACACGTTGTTCCTGGTCGGCCCGGCCCTGGACGCCCACGGCACCCGCTCGCACCTGTACCACCCGGGCCACTTCCACGGCTTCCGCAAGGCCGACCCGGAGGCCCGCCGGACCCTGCGCGCCCGGAGGCCGACGCCATGA